The Desertifilum tharense IPPAS B-1220 genomic interval ACTTCTCAATCACACTTGCTCTTGAAGCGACCCGTTACCGTCAAAGCAATTGTTACGCCTCGTTGGAAAGAAGAAGCGCAACAGCAGTTACAAACTCAACTCAATCAAGTGGATAGCCAACTGCAACAGTTGGAAATGCAGGGACAGCGAATGATTGCTGAAATCCAAAAGCAAACCATTCAACCCCCCGGCCCCCAAACGGCTCAGCAAATGGAAAATATCCAATTGCAAGTGAACCAGCGTAAAAACGAACTGCTCGAACAAAAAAATATGATGCTTCAGCAGTTGAATCAGGTGCAAATGCTCGAACTCAACCAAGAAGTAGACCAGGGACAAATTGATAGCTTCTTCCGCATCGAACCGGGAGATAACTTGATTCAAAAAATGCGCGTGGAAATTCTGCTCCGAGATGGAGTAGTTGAAGAAATTCGCGGCGATATCTAAATTCGATTCTAGAGTCAGGGCTATTGGGTACAATTCTAAAGGATTGTTCCAATTGTGGCGAGAGACTGCCAAAAAAGCTGTACATTTGCATCCACGATTGTCCCCATTGTGGATGTCGTTTGGATCGCAACCAGAAGGCAGCGATTAATATCAAAAATAGAGCGGTAGGGCAGTCCGTTCTTAAAGCCAAACGTCTCCGAGCGCGATCGCCGGATTGGTTTGGAAGCCTACACCGGACCTGTATCGGTGTAGGAGCTGTCACGTCGAGAAATGAATTGCTCGCCTCGCGCTT includes:
- a CDS encoding YlqD family protein — translated: MDTSQSHLLLKRPVTVKAIVTPRWKEEAQQQLQTQLNQVDSQLQQLEMQGQRMIAEIQKQTIQPPGPQTAQQMENIQLQVNQRKNELLEQKNMMLQQLNQVQMLELNQEVDQGQIDSFFRIEPGDNLIQKMRVEILLRDGVVEEIRGDI